From a single Bacillus gobiensis genomic region:
- a CDS encoding site-specific integrase, translating into MAYYRKIPAKNKKGYTYSFTIELGRDPITKKRKQITRRGFATKREAEKVANEIENQINKDTYIVDSKMTLKEYLNKWLDLAAKRKVRDTTFTNYKRAIDYRVIPVLGHFQLSELKSTHYEQFINSLLQDGLSDRYIEYIYTVLYGALEKAVDWELIIKNPLKKVDIPRGRRRKTITWSREELNRFLGHAKFGDITYYMAFKLDAYTGLRRGELLGLKWSDVDFSENRINVSRSLIYDKQGFRFGPVKTEKSERSVKVDKKVMEELRSYKAKQSELKIAIRSEYDDQNLIFARKDGPPIYFRTFTTIFNRIIKEANVPKIRVHDIRHTHATLMLEAGASLKDVQERLGHTSIQMTGDIYAHVTPVMQEKSSQAFSDYLEEKS; encoded by the coding sequence ATGGCATATTACCGTAAGATCCCAGCAAAAAATAAAAAAGGATATACTTACTCATTTACCATTGAACTCGGTAGAGATCCAATCACAAAGAAAAGAAAACAAATCACCAGAAGAGGATTCGCAACAAAAAGAGAAGCAGAGAAAGTAGCCAATGAAATTGAAAACCAAATCAACAAGGATACTTATATTGTTGACAGCAAAATGACTCTTAAGGAATACCTTAACAAATGGTTAGATTTAGCCGCAAAACGAAAAGTAAGAGATACGACGTTTACCAATTATAAGAGAGCAATTGATTATCGAGTCATTCCGGTTCTTGGCCATTTTCAATTAAGCGAACTAAAAAGTACTCATTACGAACAATTCATTAATTCATTATTACAAGATGGGTTATCCGATCGATACATCGAATACATTTACACGGTACTTTATGGTGCTCTTGAAAAAGCAGTTGATTGGGAGCTAATTATAAAAAACCCATTAAAGAAAGTCGATATTCCCCGAGGTAGAAGAAGAAAAACAATTACATGGTCACGTGAAGAATTAAATCGATTCCTGGGTCATGCTAAATTTGGTGATATTACCTACTATATGGCTTTTAAATTGGATGCCTACACTGGATTAAGACGCGGGGAATTATTAGGGCTTAAATGGTCTGATGTAGATTTCTCGGAAAATAGAATAAACGTATCCAGATCACTAATATACGACAAACAAGGATTTCGTTTCGGTCCTGTGAAAACGGAAAAGTCTGAACGTAGCGTAAAAGTAGATAAAAAAGTTATGGAGGAATTGCGTTCTTATAAAGCGAAGCAATCGGAATTAAAGATAGCAATACGATCGGAGTATGACGATCAAAATTTAATTTTTGCTCGGAAAGATGGACCGCCAATCTATTTCCGAACTTTCACTACTATCTTTAATCGAATAATTAAAGAAGCAAATGTGCCAAAAATCCGTGTTCACGATATTAGGCACACTCATGCTACTCTAATGTTAGAAGCTGGCGCAAGCCTAAAAGATGTACAAGAAAGACTTGGTCATACAAGCATTCAAATGACAGGTGACATTTATGCTCACGTTACACCTGTTATGCAGGAAAAAAGCAGCCAAGCGTTTAGCGATTATTTAGAAGAGAAAAGTTAA
- a CDS encoding YolD-like family protein produces the protein MELVFPLQFIVYDDGHFRDVTGLVEYISGRTKQLHVVDNKGDTNLVKFIDIVDVRKK, from the coding sequence ATGGAACTTGTTTTTCCGTTACAGTTTATTGTGTATGATGATGGACATTTTCGTGATGTTACAGGGCTTGTGGAATACATAAGCGGGCGAACAAAACAGCTTCATGTTGTGGATAACAAGGGGGATACAAATCTGGTCAAATTTATAGATATTGTGGATGTACGGAAAAAATAA
- a CDS encoding YolD-like family protein: MKSNMLTPGSNMRWESSRMMLPEHREALLARKKEQMKVEKPELDEQQIENMETLISESMEFVFPLLFKVYDDGHFREVAGLVEYINERTKHLHVVDSKDDTNFIRFEDIVDLKKN, encoded by the coding sequence ATGAAATCAAATATGTTAACGCCGGGATCTAACATGAGGTGGGAGTCTTCAAGAATGATGCTGCCAGAACACCGTGAAGCGCTGCTGGCCCGTAAAAAGGAACAAATGAAGGTCGAAAAGCCGGAGCTGGATGAGCAACAGATTGAGAATATGGAGACCCTAATCTCTGAATCAATGGAGTTTGTTTTTCCGTTACTGTTTAAAGTGTATGATGATGGACATTTTCGTGAAGTCGCAGGGCTTGTGGAATACATAAACGAACGAACAAAACATCTGCATGTTGTGGATAGTAAAGATGATACGAATTTTATTAGGTTTGAGGATATTGTGGATTTAAAAAAGAATTAG
- a CDS encoding anti-repressor SinI family protein encodes MDYKKLDLEWRLLVLHALEIGIKPDEIKEFFKKYEIKKRNR; translated from the coding sequence ATGGATTATAAAAAATTAGATCTCGAATGGAGATTGTTGGTCTTGCACGCATTGGAAATAGGAATCAAGCCGGATGAAATCAAGGAATTCTTTAAGAAATATGAGATAAAAAAGAGAAATAGATGA
- a CDS encoding DUF2935 domain-containing protein codes for MTNSFVSRSLDEIRFWSRIMKEHALFLSLGFNYDDEQLIQEAKQFIPLFERIEEQLSRFSINSDPQQIVQFNNQVYQAAVSIYAYKRKVLGLTLQCKVRSNNYALLIDHTSREAAYFANRLKELNEGKLVPLPTAIIKENVFFLKIMADHAKFIGHLLDPSERKLVEQARDFSHDFDQLLYQAIDLDSMRPQSETAPILDQFLDQNRVSVVSLRNFKKTARDLIEACRIKSNIHPLLADHVFREAERFLFIIDMFEASLTGKASSNVRVE; via the coding sequence ATGACTAATTCATTTGTATCGCGATCTTTGGATGAGATACGTTTTTGGTCAAGGATCATGAAGGAACATGCTTTATTTTTAAGCTTAGGATTTAATTACGATGATGAACAACTTATTCAAGAAGCAAAGCAATTTATTCCTTTATTTGAAAGAATTGAAGAGCAACTTAGTAGATTTTCTATAAACTCTGATCCTCAGCAAATTGTTCAATTTAATAACCAGGTTTACCAAGCCGCTGTATCTATTTATGCCTATAAACGAAAAGTACTTGGACTCACTTTGCAATGTAAAGTTAGATCTAATAACTATGCGTTATTAATTGACCATACTAGCCGCGAAGCAGCGTATTTTGCGAATCGATTAAAAGAATTAAATGAGGGTAAACTAGTGCCTTTACCAACAGCAATCATTAAAGAAAATGTATTCTTTTTAAAAATTATGGCAGACCATGCCAAATTTATCGGTCATCTTCTAGATCCTTCTGAAAGAAAATTAGTCGAACAAGCTAGGGACTTTAGTCATGACTTTGACCAACTTCTTTATCAAGCAATTGATTTAGATTCCATGCGTCCTCAATCAGAAACTGCGCCAATTTTAGACCAATTCCTTGACCAGAATCGTGTATCAGTTGTGTCTTTGCGTAATTTTAAGAAAACAGCAAGAGATTTGATTGAAGCATGCAGAATTAAAAGTAATATCCATCCATTGCTCGCTGATCACGTTTTCCGTGAAGCCGAACGATTCCTATTTATTATAGATATGTTTGAAGCAAGTTTGACCGGTAAAGCATCCTCTAATGTACGAGTTGAATAA
- a CDS encoding YmaF family protein → MKQNVGKDDFVKGFVPQHTHGSVDYTSIEGGHVHQCLDVTYPPTITEEGNHIHYTEGYVLFEDGHTHHYRAWSGPAISVGNGMHVHYYDFYTSVDDGHRHRIKGVDQPAPGNK, encoded by the coding sequence ATGAAGCAAAATGTAGGGAAAGATGATTTTGTTAAAGGATTTGTCCCCCAACATACACATGGGTCTGTTGACTACACCTCAATTGAAGGCGGACACGTTCATCAATGTTTAGATGTTACGTATCCCCCTACAATCACTGAAGAAGGAAATCATATTCATTATACAGAAGGATATGTGTTATTTGAGGATGGGCACACCCATCATTATCGTGCTTGGTCTGGTCCAGCTATCTCAGTAGGAAATGGAATGCATGTTCATTATTATGATTTCTATACTTCTGTTGATGATGGACATAGGCATCGAATAAAGGGAGTAGACCAACCGGCTCCTGGAAACAAATAA
- a CDS encoding DUF1259 domain-containing protein encodes MKWEKRKNLCQEFARILGGMGSVDENDVCLVQKFRNIDFTILGRPTKSPLVIPQFFTFEDVDSRGRALNLGETVLLQEEVNPLLTELRKRDIIVTAVHNHWLFEEPRAMYMHFESVEPPLDFARKVREAFKVLRA; translated from the coding sequence ATGAAGTGGGAAAAACGCAAAAACCTCTGTCAGGAATTTGCCAGGATTCTTGGGGGAATGGGTAGTGTAGATGAAAATGATGTTTGTCTTGTGCAAAAGTTCAGAAACATAGATTTTACAATTCTTGGACGCCCAACGAAATCTCCATTGGTCATTCCGCAATTTTTTACTTTTGAAGATGTCGATAGTAGAGGAAGAGCTTTGAATTTAGGTGAAACAGTGCTATTACAAGAAGAAGTCAATCCCTTATTAACTGAACTTAGAAAACGAGATATTATTGTAACAGCAGTTCATAACCATTGGTTATTCGAAGAACCACGGGCTATGTATATGCACTTTGAATCAGTTGAACCGCCATTGGATTTTGCTAGGAAAGTAAGAGAAGCATTTAAAGTTTTGAGAGCATAA
- a CDS encoding ComEC/Rec2 family competence protein gives MDIGQGDAIYIKTPKGNDIIIDAGNKAKGDDVVKYLKKQKVDDIEVMIATHPDADHVGGLDEVLAAYRVENIYAPKVSHTTQAYKDFLQAVKREKKTIKTAKNGATLGLKDKSIKAEFIGPVKNYSKSDLNNWSAVVHIQYNKNSFLFTGDAELKSEKDMLSKKLLSKVDVLKVGHHGSKDSSSKDFLNKVKPTYAVISVGKGNRYKHPTSETLNRLKTVKSKVYRTDKNSTVKITSSGTKISVSPAKK, from the coding sequence ATCGATATTGGACAAGGTGATGCAATATATATCAAAACACCAAAAGGTAACGACATCATAATCGATGCTGGCAACAAAGCAAAAGGAGACGATGTTGTTAAGTATCTCAAAAAGCAAAAAGTAGACGACATTGAGGTGATGATTGCAACCCATCCAGATGCTGATCATGTTGGTGGTTTAGACGAGGTTCTTGCTGCCTATCGAGTAGAAAATATTTATGCTCCAAAAGTATCTCATACCACACAAGCATACAAGGACTTTTTACAAGCAGTTAAAAGAGAAAAGAAAACCATTAAAACTGCAAAAAACGGTGCTACTTTGGGCTTAAAGGACAAGTCTATTAAAGCCGAATTTATTGGCCCTGTGAAAAACTATTCAAAAAGTGATCTAAATAACTGGAGTGCAGTCGTACATATTCAGTACAACAAAAACTCTTTCTTATTTACTGGTGATGCAGAGTTAAAATCTGAGAAAGACATGCTTTCCAAAAAATTATTATCAAAAGTTGATGTTTTAAAAGTGGGGCATCATGGGTCCAAGGATTCTTCATCTAAGGATTTCTTAAACAAAGTTAAACCCACATATGCAGTTATTAGTGTAGGTAAAGGAAACCGTTATAAGCATCCTACAAGTGAGACGTTGAATCGACTAAAGACGGTTAAATCGAAAGTGTATAGAACCGATAAAAATAGCACAGTTAAAATCACTAGCAGTGGAACTAAAATTTCTGTGAGTCCAGCAAAGAAATGA
- a CDS encoding DUF3006 domain-containing protein, translating into MSKVLKGIIDRFEGEIVVVEVEGVTKDFDKAIFPKEATVGDVVEIEGNKVRVLKNETEKRRKEVENLMNDVWED; encoded by the coding sequence ATGAGTAAAGTTTTAAAAGGAATAATTGATCGTTTCGAAGGTGAAATAGTTGTTGTTGAGGTTGAAGGAGTAACCAAAGACTTTGATAAAGCCATTTTCCCAAAAGAAGCAACTGTTGGTGATGTTGTTGAAATTGAGGGGAATAAAGTAAGAGTTTTAAAAAACGAGACTGAAAAGCGTAGAAAAGAAGTAGAAAATTTAATGAATGATGTTTGGGAAGATTAA